From the Diospyros lotus cultivar Yz01 chromosome 13, ASM1463336v1, whole genome shotgun sequence genome, one window contains:
- the LOC127787825 gene encoding G-type lectin S-receptor-like serine/threonine-protein kinase SD3-1 isoform X1 has product MFLHLHLQAYADMLGKKRMLVDSSFRLLVSVGFLLFPVVISQIPLGSKLSVVESNYWTSSNGKFAIGFLNRSGRYSVGIRFSSNSIPAGQQMVVWVAGGDLTVGDESYFQLTQYGDLVLYDSVKGANAWTSNSTKLSVASAVLLDSGNFVLLNIKREIVWQSFDTPTDTLLPGQNLSGFQMLRASSRNAVSSYYSLQIGNSGQLQLRWESNFTYWTSGNSSHSILRAVLSSDGTLQLLDQRSEVIWSVSGEDHNDSDVKLRFLRLDVDGNLRLYSWVDESRSWRPVWLAVENQCDVFATCDLHGICMFNASGFPVCKCPFRPANESNSKCVLPYKQDCQSGSFMTIHEHTIMSGLYPPDGRIIQSSLQKCKRLCLEDPLCTAVTFMNDGTTECRITRTRYVTGQSNPFLSSISFVRSCSDPVAALPLPPTSSASFQDDSKRANRVCIACLVGIASGTFVVLFLIQVGFGFYIYKRRKFSRRKGVLAYTGPNATDLITLSFSEIKDITGNFQNQIGPKMFKGMLPNSRSVAVKDMKTAIEGRKFRSAVLKIGSIYHKNLVQLEGYCCETDHRFLVYEYAMNGSLARCIEDPKLCKRLTWGRRMQICLAVARGICYLHTECREFFSHGNLKSQNVVLDENFDAKVSEFGLGKLHGEASNSCGTAEADISDFGKVVLSLVTGRPEADDVGVWAYEKWVQGQAEELVDRRIDNGVDSEELERALRIAFWCLQVDEQMRPSMGEVVKVLEGLAVDPPPPPFVCRRAELEANESSTSEIELQIPNNI; this is encoded by the coding sequence ATGTTCCTTCATCTACATCTGCAGGCATATGCAGATATGCTTGGGAAGAAGAGAATGCTTGTTGATTCATCTTTCCGACTCCTTGTCTCTGTTGGGTTCTTGCTCTTTCCAGTTGTCATCTCGCAAATTCCCTTGGGTTCAAAACTTTCAGTAGTGGAAAGCAACTACTGGACCTCCTCCAATGGGAAATTTGCAATTGGATTCCTTAACCGTTCAGGTCGGTATAGTGTCGGAATCCGTTTCAGTTCAAATTCTATTCCCGCTGGCCAACAAATGGTGGTTTGGGTTGCTGGAGGTGACCTTACCGTCGGTGATGAGTCCTACTTCCAGCTGACCCAATATGGAGATTTGGTTTTATATGATTCCGTGAAAGGAGCCAATGCCTGGACAAGCAACAGTACCAAATTATCTGTTGCTTCGGCAGTTCTTCTTGACAGTGGCAATTTTGTTCTTCTCAACATAAAGAGGGAGATTGTGTGGCAAAGCTTTGACACTCCAACCGATACGCTCCTCCCAGGCCAGAATTTATCTGGTTTTCAAATGCTTCGAGCTTCTAGCAGGAATGCTGTGTCAAGTTACTATAGTCTTCAAATAGGTAATTCAGGCCAGTTGCAACTCAGGTGGGAAAGTAATTTTACCTACTGGACCAGTGGAAACTCTTCTCATTCAATTCTCAGAGCTGTTCTCAGTTCTGACGGAACTCTGCAGCTTCTTGACCAAAGATCTGAAGTTATTTGGTCTGTGTCTGGGGAAGATCATAATGATTCAGATGTGAAACTTCGATTTCTTAGACTAGATGTTGATGGAAATCTTCGCCTATACTCATGGGTGGATGAATCAAGGTCATGGAGGCCAGTTTGGCTAGCTGTTGAGAATCAGTGCGATGTCTTTGCAACCTGCGACCTCCATGGAATATGCATGTTCAATGCATCAGGCTTCCCTGTTTGTAAATGCCCATTTAGGCCTGCAAATGAGTCTAACTCAAAATGTGTGCTCCCATATAAACAGGACTGTCAATCTGGTTCCTTCATGACTATTCATGAGCACACTATCATGTCCGGGCTATATCCGCCAGATGGAAGAATCATTCAATCTAGTTTGCAGAAGTGTAAGAGACTGTGCCTAGAAGATCCTCTTTGTACTGCTGTAACTTTCATGAATGATGGAACGACAGAGTGCCGAATTACGAGAACTCGATATGTTACTGGGCAGTCCAACCCATTTTTAAGTTCAATATCCTTTGTTAGGAGTTGCTCTGATCCAGTCGCTGCTTTACCCCTCCCCCCTACTTCTTCAGCATCCTTCCAGGATGATTCAAAAAGGGCGAATAGAGTTTGCATCGCTTGTCTAGTTGGAATTGCTTCAGGCACATTTGTAGTGCTTTTCCTAATTCAGGTTGGTTTTGGGTTCTACATCtacaagagaagaaaattttcCAGGAGGAAAGGTGTTTTAGCTTACACTGGCCCCAACGCAACAGATTTGATCACGTTATCCTTCTCTGAAATCAAAGACATTACAGGAAATTTCCAGAACCAAATTGGACCAAAGATGTTTAAAGGCATGCTTCCAAACAGCCGGTCAGTTGCGGTCAAAGACATGAAAACTGCCATTGAAGGAAGGAAGTTCCGGAGTGCTGTTCTAAAAATAGGAAGCATTTATCACAAAAACCTTGTGCAACTGGAGGGTTACTGTTGCGAGACGGATCACAGATTTTTGGTCTATGAGTATGCCATGAATGGTTCACTGGCAAGATGCATAGAAGACCCTAAGTTGTGCAAGAGGCTCACGTGGGGAAGAAGAATGCAGATCTGCTTAGCTGTGGCAAGGGGCATTTGTTACTTGCACACAGAATGCAGGGAATTTTTCAGTCATGGAAATCTAAAATCTCAGAATGTagttttggatgaaaatttCGATGCCAAGGTGAGTGAGTTTGGTTTAGGGAAACTTCATGGTGAGGCTTCCAACAGTTGTGGAACAGCAGAGGCGGATATAAGTGATTTTGGCAAGGTGGTGCTGTCATTGGTGACCGGGCGTCCAGAAGCTGACGACGTGGGTGTGTGGGCTTATGAGAAGTGGGTACAGGGACAGGCAGAGGAGCTAGTGGATAGACGAATAGACAATGGGGTGGATTCAGAAGAGCTGGAGCGAGCACTGAGAATCGCCTTTTGGTGTTTGCAAGTAGATGAGCAAATGAGGCCTTCAATGGGGGAGGTCGTTAAGGTCTTGGAAGGATTGGCTGTTGATCCCCCGCCGCCTCCATTTGTTTGCCGGAGGGCCGAGCTGGAGGCAAACGAGTCATCAACATCTGAAATAGAGCTTCAGATCCCCAACAACATATGA
- the LOC127787825 gene encoding G-type lectin S-receptor-like serine/threonine-protein kinase SD3-1 isoform X2: MLGKKRMLVDSSFRLLVSVGFLLFPVVISQIPLGSKLSVVESNYWTSSNGKFAIGFLNRSGRYSVGIRFSSNSIPAGQQMVVWVAGGDLTVGDESYFQLTQYGDLVLYDSVKGANAWTSNSTKLSVASAVLLDSGNFVLLNIKREIVWQSFDTPTDTLLPGQNLSGFQMLRASSRNAVSSYYSLQIGNSGQLQLRWESNFTYWTSGNSSHSILRAVLSSDGTLQLLDQRSEVIWSVSGEDHNDSDVKLRFLRLDVDGNLRLYSWVDESRSWRPVWLAVENQCDVFATCDLHGICMFNASGFPVCKCPFRPANESNSKCVLPYKQDCQSGSFMTIHEHTIMSGLYPPDGRIIQSSLQKCKRLCLEDPLCTAVTFMNDGTTECRITRTRYVTGQSNPFLSSISFVRSCSDPVAALPLPPTSSASFQDDSKRANRVCIACLVGIASGTFVVLFLIQVGFGFYIYKRRKFSRRKGVLAYTGPNATDLITLSFSEIKDITGNFQNQIGPKMFKGMLPNSRSVAVKDMKTAIEGRKFRSAVLKIGSIYHKNLVQLEGYCCETDHRFLVYEYAMNGSLARCIEDPKLCKRLTWGRRMQICLAVARGICYLHTECREFFSHGNLKSQNVVLDENFDAKVSEFGLGKLHGEASNSCGTAEADISDFGKVVLSLVTGRPEADDVGVWAYEKWVQGQAEELVDRRIDNGVDSEELERALRIAFWCLQVDEQMRPSMGEVVKVLEGLAVDPPPPPFVCRRAELEANESSTSEIELQIPNNI, from the coding sequence ATGCTTGGGAAGAAGAGAATGCTTGTTGATTCATCTTTCCGACTCCTTGTCTCTGTTGGGTTCTTGCTCTTTCCAGTTGTCATCTCGCAAATTCCCTTGGGTTCAAAACTTTCAGTAGTGGAAAGCAACTACTGGACCTCCTCCAATGGGAAATTTGCAATTGGATTCCTTAACCGTTCAGGTCGGTATAGTGTCGGAATCCGTTTCAGTTCAAATTCTATTCCCGCTGGCCAACAAATGGTGGTTTGGGTTGCTGGAGGTGACCTTACCGTCGGTGATGAGTCCTACTTCCAGCTGACCCAATATGGAGATTTGGTTTTATATGATTCCGTGAAAGGAGCCAATGCCTGGACAAGCAACAGTACCAAATTATCTGTTGCTTCGGCAGTTCTTCTTGACAGTGGCAATTTTGTTCTTCTCAACATAAAGAGGGAGATTGTGTGGCAAAGCTTTGACACTCCAACCGATACGCTCCTCCCAGGCCAGAATTTATCTGGTTTTCAAATGCTTCGAGCTTCTAGCAGGAATGCTGTGTCAAGTTACTATAGTCTTCAAATAGGTAATTCAGGCCAGTTGCAACTCAGGTGGGAAAGTAATTTTACCTACTGGACCAGTGGAAACTCTTCTCATTCAATTCTCAGAGCTGTTCTCAGTTCTGACGGAACTCTGCAGCTTCTTGACCAAAGATCTGAAGTTATTTGGTCTGTGTCTGGGGAAGATCATAATGATTCAGATGTGAAACTTCGATTTCTTAGACTAGATGTTGATGGAAATCTTCGCCTATACTCATGGGTGGATGAATCAAGGTCATGGAGGCCAGTTTGGCTAGCTGTTGAGAATCAGTGCGATGTCTTTGCAACCTGCGACCTCCATGGAATATGCATGTTCAATGCATCAGGCTTCCCTGTTTGTAAATGCCCATTTAGGCCTGCAAATGAGTCTAACTCAAAATGTGTGCTCCCATATAAACAGGACTGTCAATCTGGTTCCTTCATGACTATTCATGAGCACACTATCATGTCCGGGCTATATCCGCCAGATGGAAGAATCATTCAATCTAGTTTGCAGAAGTGTAAGAGACTGTGCCTAGAAGATCCTCTTTGTACTGCTGTAACTTTCATGAATGATGGAACGACAGAGTGCCGAATTACGAGAACTCGATATGTTACTGGGCAGTCCAACCCATTTTTAAGTTCAATATCCTTTGTTAGGAGTTGCTCTGATCCAGTCGCTGCTTTACCCCTCCCCCCTACTTCTTCAGCATCCTTCCAGGATGATTCAAAAAGGGCGAATAGAGTTTGCATCGCTTGTCTAGTTGGAATTGCTTCAGGCACATTTGTAGTGCTTTTCCTAATTCAGGTTGGTTTTGGGTTCTACATCtacaagagaagaaaattttcCAGGAGGAAAGGTGTTTTAGCTTACACTGGCCCCAACGCAACAGATTTGATCACGTTATCCTTCTCTGAAATCAAAGACATTACAGGAAATTTCCAGAACCAAATTGGACCAAAGATGTTTAAAGGCATGCTTCCAAACAGCCGGTCAGTTGCGGTCAAAGACATGAAAACTGCCATTGAAGGAAGGAAGTTCCGGAGTGCTGTTCTAAAAATAGGAAGCATTTATCACAAAAACCTTGTGCAACTGGAGGGTTACTGTTGCGAGACGGATCACAGATTTTTGGTCTATGAGTATGCCATGAATGGTTCACTGGCAAGATGCATAGAAGACCCTAAGTTGTGCAAGAGGCTCACGTGGGGAAGAAGAATGCAGATCTGCTTAGCTGTGGCAAGGGGCATTTGTTACTTGCACACAGAATGCAGGGAATTTTTCAGTCATGGAAATCTAAAATCTCAGAATGTagttttggatgaaaatttCGATGCCAAGGTGAGTGAGTTTGGTTTAGGGAAACTTCATGGTGAGGCTTCCAACAGTTGTGGAACAGCAGAGGCGGATATAAGTGATTTTGGCAAGGTGGTGCTGTCATTGGTGACCGGGCGTCCAGAAGCTGACGACGTGGGTGTGTGGGCTTATGAGAAGTGGGTACAGGGACAGGCAGAGGAGCTAGTGGATAGACGAATAGACAATGGGGTGGATTCAGAAGAGCTGGAGCGAGCACTGAGAATCGCCTTTTGGTGTTTGCAAGTAGATGAGCAAATGAGGCCTTCAATGGGGGAGGTCGTTAAGGTCTTGGAAGGATTGGCTGTTGATCCCCCGCCGCCTCCATTTGTTTGCCGGAGGGCCGAGCTGGAGGCAAACGAGTCATCAACATCTGAAATAGAGCTTCAGATCCCCAACAACATATGA